The following coding sequences lie in one Bos taurus isolate L1 Dominette 01449 registration number 42190680 breed Hereford chromosome 28, ARS-UCD2.0, whole genome shotgun sequence genomic window:
- the OR6D16 gene encoding olfactory receptor family 6 subfamily D member 16: protein MNGDARNRTAAPEFMLEGFPAVQHLGKVLFSVHLLMYLASVAGNTLIITITWADHHLQTPMYFFLSSFSFLECCFTTTVIPKLLAIFLLGRQKISFAACITQAFVFLFLGATVFFLMAVLSLDRYMAICKPLYYPTIMNPRMCSLLVSACLVLGFSLMVVPVTKLSQLFFCGSHVIPHFFCDLGPLINLSCSDIRSIEMLAFGLALFILSTSFIITIISYSNIVVTILHLPSAKERQKAFSTCSSHFIVLSLMYGSCVFIYMKPKGTNQLDSNKGAALVNTVVTPLLNPVIYTLRNKQVHQALRNALTRVRLQK from the coding sequence ATGAATGGGGATGCAAGAAACAGGACAGCAGCTCCGGAATTCATGCTCGAGGGGTTTCCTGCTGTCCAGCACCTGGGGAAGGTCCTCTTCTCGGTGCACCTGCTGATGTATCTGGCCTCCGTCGCAGGAAACACactcatcatcaccatcacctggGCTGACCATCACCTCCagacccccatgtacttcttcctcagcagtttttcctttttagaatgCTGTTTTACAACCACCGTTATTCCTAAATTGCTGGCCATCTTTCTGTTGGGGAGGCAAAAAATTTCCTTTGCTGCCTGCATCACACAagcctttgtctttcttttcctggGAGCAACTGTTTTCTTCCTAATGGCTGTATTATCCTTGGATCGGTACATGGCCATTTGCAAGCCTCTTTATTATCCAACCATCATGAACCCAAGGATGTGTTCCCTTCTGGTCTCTGCCTGCCTAGTTTTGGGGTTCTCCCTCATGGTGGTTCCAGTTACAAAGCTTTCTCAGTTATTCTTCTGTGGCTCCCATGTCATTCCTCACTTCTTCTGTGATTTGGGGCCCTTGATTAATCTCTCTTGTTCTGATATCAGGTCTATTGAAATGTTGGCCTTTGGCCTTGCTTTGTTTATCCTTTCGACATCCTTCATTATAACCATCATTTCATACAGCAACATAGTCGTCACAATCCTGCATCTCCCATCAGCCAAGGAGCGACAGAAAGCTTTCTCCACCTGCTCCTCTCACTTCATTGTCCTCTCTCTGATGTATGGCAGCTGTGTCTTTATATACATGAAACCAAAGGGAACAAATCAACTCGACTCCAACAAGGGGGCTGCCCTTGTGAACACAGTGGTGACCCCACTGCTGAACCCTGTCATCTACACCCTGAGGAACAAGCAGGTCCATCAGGCTCTGAGGAATGCCCTGACCAGGGTGCGATTACAGAAATAG